AATGATAGGCCCTAAAGAAAATAAAAGACACCAATTATTATGTCAACGAAACCCATCACAACATCGGATCCTTTTTGATCCAACAGCCTTATCTGATATTGACGATAATTAAGATATTTTATTGTTTTCTTTTAATGCTTCATTCATTAACCACTGCTGAAATATTTCCATTGATGCGGTCATTGGTTTTGATTTTAAATACGTTAACCAATACTTCCCCAATTCAACTTCTATTTTAAAAGGTTGTATTAGCTGACCGCTTTCTATTTCTCTTGAAAACATATTTGCGGGCGCTAATGCAACTCCACCTTCATAAATCGCGCTTTCTACCATTAAACGTGAAGAATCAAAAATAGAACCTGTTATTTTTATCGGCGATATATCTGCTTTTTCAAACCATTGTGACCATTCATCTTCTCGATAAGAACGATATAAGTTTTCATTTATTAAGTCAGTTGGATAATGTAACCGTTCTGCTGTTTTTGGTGAGCACAAAACTGTTAATGGTGCAGAGAATAAAGCTTTATTATGGGTTAGAGGCCATAGTCCTTCACCAAATCGAATGGCAAAATCAAGTCCTTCAGTTGCCAAATTAACCACATTGTTATTTGTTCTTAAATTCACTTCTATTCTTGGATATTGTTGCTTAAATTCAGCCAATCGAGGTAATAACCAGCCAATAGCAAATGTTCCCACAGTGGCAATCGAAACAACATCACGATATTCACCTCGTTCGAACTGTTTAAACACCCGTTCGATATCACTAAATGCGGTTGTTAATACCGAAAATAAGATCTGTGCATCATCTGTCATCTCCAAACCACGAGGCAAACGCTTAAAAAGCATCACGCCCAATCGTTCTTCTAGCATTCTCACCTGTTGACTCACTGCGCCTTGGGTGACATAGAGTTCTAATGCAGCTTTGGTAAAATTAAGGTGTCTTGCGGATGCTTCAA
This portion of the Proteus vulgaris genome encodes:
- a CDS encoding LysR family transcriptional regulator: MRTHLPLNALRAFEASARHLNFTKAALELYVTQGAVSQQVRMLEERLGVMLFKRLPRGLEMTDDAQILFSVLTTAFSDIERVFKQFERGEYRDVVSIATVGTFAIGWLLPRLAEFKQQYPRIEVNLRTNNNVVNLATEGLDFAIRFGEGLWPLTHNKALFSAPLTVLCSPKTAERLHYPTDLINENLYRSYREDEWSQWFEKADISPIKITGSIFDSSRLMVESAIYEGGVALAPANMFSREIESGQLIQPFKIEVELGKYWLTYLKSKPMTASMEIFQQWLMNEALKENNKIS